Proteins found in one Microtus pennsylvanicus isolate mMicPen1 chromosome 14, mMicPen1.hap1, whole genome shotgun sequence genomic segment:
- the Slirp gene encoding SRA stem-loop-interacting RNA-binding protein, mitochondrial codes for MAASAVSRAMVFRARAGQHVAFVRKIPWTAASSELREHFAQFGHIKRCSVPFDRETGFHRGMGWVQFSSQEELQNALQQENHIIDGVKIDVQAQKPKVSQGAQTSDEEKDF; via the exons ATGGCAGCCTCCGCCGTGAGTCGGGCAATGGTGTTTCGTGCGCGTGCTGGTCAGCATGTTGCTTTTGTTAGAAAAATTCCTTGGACCGCGGCGTCGA gtGAGCTGAGAGAACACTTTGCTCAGTTTGGCCATATAAAAAGGTGCAGTGTACCTTTT gaCAGAGAGACTGGCTTTCACAGAGGCATGGGTTGGGTTCAGTTTTCTTCACAGGAAGAACTTCAGAATGCACTACAACAGGAAAATCATATTATTGATGGAGTAAAG ATTGATGTTCAAGCTCAGAAACCAAAGGTTTCGCAAGGGGCTCAAACATCTGATGAAGAGAAAGACTTTTGA